The following proteins are encoded in a genomic region of Nicotiana sylvestris chromosome 4, ASM39365v2, whole genome shotgun sequence:
- the LOC138889693 gene encoding uncharacterized protein, protein MIKSLSINMPLVEALERTLGYAKFMKDLMTKKRSMNYETIKMTHQVSAIVHSMDHKLEDPDTFTIPSTIGSADFSKALCDLGASINLIPYSVFKTLGIGQPRPTSMRLQMADRTMKRLLGIIDDVLVCVDKFILSADFMILDYEVDYEVPIILGRPFLATGKALVGVEAGELLSGWVMKRWFFVCANL, encoded by the coding sequence atgataaaGAGTTTATCTATCAACATGCCATTGGTTGAGGCTTTGGAGAGAACGCTGggttatgcaaagttcatgaaggacttgatgacaaagaagagATCGATGAAttatgaaactataaagatgactcatcaagtgagtgcaattgtgcactcaaTGGATCATAAATTAGAAGATCCTGACACTTTCACAATCCCTAGTACCATTGGGAGTGCCGACTTTTCTAAAGCTTTATGTGATCtaggggcaagtatcaacttgattccCTACTCGGTTTTTAAAACTTtggggattgggcaaccaagaccaacatctatgaggttgcaaatggcggatcgTACAATGAAGAGACtgttgggtattattgatgatgtgttggtttgTGTTGATAAATTCATCCTCTCAGCGGACTTTATGATTCTTGATtatgaagtggactatgaggtgccgattattttgggtagacctttccttgctacaggAAAGGCTCTTGTTGGTGTGGAAGCCGGTGAGCTACTTTCTGgttgggtgatgaaaaggtggtttttcgtgtgtgcaaatctatga